A single region of the Pontimicrobium sp. SW4 genome encodes:
- a CDS encoding Xaa-Pro peptidase family protein, giving the protein MNSKKTQSLAFILLFLGQSILIAQEKHYYQTDFSIEEFETRRGKIFDEIGNNAIALIQSAPSVAGFKVFRQSNTFYYLSGLEEGHAYLLLNGKNKSTTLYLPHREESRERSQGKILSAEDANLIIELTGVNRVRPLEFLGNDLVGTGLIKGSTPILYTPFSPIETGNDSRDEILHGHARAAADPWDSQTTREARFIKLINERFPEFEIKDLSPLLDSMRLIKSKEEIEVIRKATEIAGLAIVEAMRSTKPGVYEYQLDAAAKYVFYQHGSQGDGYPAIIGGGTNAFMGHYFRKTDVLNDGDLVLMDYAPDYHNYTSDVTRIWPVNGKFNKEQTVLYEYILAYSKALFRYIKPGTTANEVMDKAAADMKQYLVGKTFVKSAHLKAVENGIKFRGHFQHPVGMAVHDVGRVRGNVKLQPGMVFTIDPMIWIPEERLYIRIEDVAVVTETGVENLSAFVPTKISDVEKTIKEKGLTEFRPAELLPLKKN; this is encoded by the coding sequence ATGAATTCCAAAAAGACACAATCTCTAGCATTCATACTTTTATTTTTAGGTCAATCTATTTTAATCGCTCAAGAAAAGCACTATTATCAAACAGATTTCTCGATTGAAGAATTTGAAACTCGAAGAGGTAAAATATTTGATGAAATAGGGAACAATGCTATTGCACTCATACAAAGTGCGCCTAGTGTAGCAGGTTTTAAAGTTTTTAGGCAATCAAATACCTTTTATTATTTAAGTGGACTAGAAGAAGGACATGCTTATTTATTATTAAATGGAAAAAATAAAAGCACCACTCTTTATTTACCTCACAGAGAAGAAAGTAGAGAAAGAAGTCAAGGTAAAATTTTATCAGCAGAAGATGCGAATTTAATAATAGAATTAACAGGTGTAAATCGTGTACGTCCGTTAGAATTTCTTGGAAATGATCTCGTTGGCACTGGACTTATAAAAGGAAGTACCCCAATATTATATACTCCTTTTAGTCCAATAGAAACTGGAAATGATAGTCGTGACGAAATATTGCATGGTCATGCTCGTGCAGCAGCCGATCCTTGGGATTCACAAACGACGAGAGAAGCGCGTTTTATTAAGCTAATAAATGAACGATTTCCAGAATTTGAAATTAAAGATTTATCCCCTCTTTTAGATTCCATGCGTTTAATAAAAAGCAAAGAAGAAATTGAAGTTATAAGAAAAGCTACAGAAATTGCTGGTCTTGCGATAGTGGAAGCAATGCGATCAACCAAACCTGGTGTGTATGAGTATCAATTAGATGCAGCTGCTAAATATGTTTTTTATCAACATGGTTCGCAAGGTGATGGTTATCCTGCAATAATTGGAGGTGGCACCAATGCATTTATGGGGCACTATTTTAGAAAAACTGATGTGTTAAATGATGGTGACTTAGTACTTATGGATTATGCTCCAGATTATCATAACTACACGAGTGATGTGACACGAATTTGGCCAGTAAATGGAAAGTTCAATAAAGAACAAACAGTATTATATGAGTACATTCTTGCTTACAGTAAAGCATTATTTAGATACATAAAACCTGGAACAACAGCCAATGAAGTTATGGATAAAGCTGCAGCAGATATGAAACAATACCTAGTTGGAAAAACATTTGTAAAATCTGCTCATTTAAAAGCTGTAGAAAATGGTATAAAGTTTAGAGGCCACTTTCAACATCCTGTTGGTATGGCAGTTCATGACGTTGGAAGAGTTAGAGGGAATGTAAAATTACAACCAGGAATGGTTTTCACAATAGATCCAATGATTTGGATTCCAGAGGAACGTTTATATATTCGTATAGAAGATGTAGCAGTAGTCACAGAAACTGGTGTTGAAAATTTAAGCGCTTTTGTACCAACAAAAATTAGTGATGTAGAAAAAACAATAAAAGAAAAAGGTTTAACCGAGTTTAGACCAGCGGAATTGCTGCCTCTTAAAAAAAACTAA
- a CDS encoding helix-turn-helix domain-containing protein, whose amino-acid sequence MQIFLFFQALLTLFIAGGIFFKENSYKNKTLSLYFLLLSFEILYFLYGTSEIGKLYPEFYGRLFYFSIGVLYGPLLYFHFKSIIGQKQQFILKDLWHLLPLLVLNVFMFDVITLSNEERIAYIENIDNFNNCIIYLNYFRDLHQIIYAFLLFRIVWLFKDRINVNEKFHLGGISIMYIITTVLITSLTFFANSFRDFSLYYIISISFVCVLGYVLFKDPNFFKAIKEKYKGARLNIEEMKTIQSKIKNELIREKIFLNNNLTLDELSLKLKVKPHHISQTLSELVKENFNDYINKHRVEHSKSLLINPSHSNYKIEAIAFDSGFNNKVTFYKAFSKFADTTPSKFRKARSKK is encoded by the coding sequence ATGCAAATTTTCTTATTTTTTCAAGCACTATTAACATTATTTATTGCTGGGGGTATATTTTTTAAAGAAAATAGCTATAAAAATAAAACGCTCTCTTTATACTTTTTACTTCTGTCATTTGAAATATTATATTTTTTATATGGTACGAGCGAAATAGGTAAATTATATCCAGAATTTTATGGTCGTCTTTTTTATTTTTCAATAGGTGTTTTATATGGTCCACTATTATATTTTCATTTTAAATCTATAATTGGGCAAAAGCAACAATTTATTTTAAAAGACCTTTGGCATTTATTACCATTACTTGTTCTTAATGTATTTATGTTTGATGTCATTACTCTCTCTAATGAAGAGCGAATAGCCTATATTGAAAATATCGATAATTTTAACAACTGTATAATCTATCTAAATTATTTTAGAGATTTACACCAAATTATTTACGCTTTTTTGTTATTTAGAATCGTTTGGTTATTTAAAGATCGTATAAATGTTAATGAGAAATTTCATTTAGGAGGCATATCAATTATGTATATAATTACAACGGTTCTTATTACCTCATTAACATTTTTCGCAAATTCTTTCAGAGATTTTTCCTTGTATTATATTATTTCTATCAGTTTTGTCTGTGTTTTAGGATATGTTTTGTTTAAAGACCCAAACTTTTTCAAAGCAATTAAAGAGAAGTATAAAGGGGCAAGACTTAACATTGAAGAGATGAAAACTATTCAATCAAAAATTAAAAATGAGCTTATCAGAGAAAAAATATTTTTAAATAATAATCTGACGCTTGACGAACTCTCTTTAAAACTAAAAGTAAAGCCACATCATATTTCTCAGACCTTATCTGAATTGGTAAAAGAAAATTTCAATGACTACATTAACAAGCATAGAGTTGAGCACTCTAAAAGTCTATTAATTAATCCTTCTCATTCAAATTACAAAATTGAGGCTATCGCTTTTGATAGTGGTTTTAATAATAAAGTTACTTTTTATAAGGCTTTTTCAAAGTTTGCAGATACTACGCCATCAAAATTCCGAAAGGCAAGAAGTAAAAAGTAA
- a CDS encoding ankyrin repeat domain-containing protein — protein MKLINSIIICLVFIIQVNGQTTEEGLNQFDSEGKTRLIKAVSNKEFDKVKTLLQKGADVNLAEKDGLKGTALMYAVSTGDKLLCQLLLEHDANINQLDVNKDHALNWATFYGYVDIMSLLIKEGTNLSLKSKHGTAVDVALRLWHHDSVANIFRSTSLAQLITKDENKFLKAIKSENYNVFKKLLEKGVSPNLKDGIGIPIMQLASQKGDKKMIEFLVGYGADVNILNRVGQTPLTWASRFKHLEVVKYLLESGADSNKTDHKYQLTSLIGAAIGGDVSIGKLLINSKAQINHKDVINNASPLHWAIFYGNTDFAEFLINNGANYHEKALEENMYSAYDMVKNYKNEKLIRLIEEKDLQKEKAKLLGSWKVKEIHYQYSDTTYIMKTKDYGRFIFSKNSYALMYNPRMQKRVPFKNLSKPDQDEINNAFGSIVFNTGSYSINNHVIETQADIAKVPGFEGGKQFYKLHFNLEEELELIMFDETYPNGNKPEWFEKLKVKFILIKE, from the coding sequence ATGAAATTAATAAATAGCATTATTATTTGTCTAGTATTTATAATTCAAGTTAATGGGCAAACTACAGAAGAGGGTTTAAATCAATTTGATTCAGAAGGAAAAACAAGACTTATAAAAGCCGTTTCGAATAAAGAATTTGATAAAGTAAAAACACTTTTACAGAAAGGAGCTGACGTAAATCTTGCCGAAAAAGATGGCCTCAAAGGCACAGCTTTAATGTATGCTGTTTCTACTGGAGATAAACTATTGTGTCAACTGCTGCTTGAGCATGACGCAAATATCAACCAATTGGATGTGAATAAAGATCATGCTTTAAATTGGGCAACATTTTATGGCTATGTTGATATTATGAGCTTACTTATTAAAGAAGGCACTAATCTCAGTCTTAAAAGTAAGCATGGGACAGCTGTAGATGTAGCTTTAAGATTATGGCATCACGATTCAGTTGCCAATATATTTAGGTCAACTTCATTGGCACAATTGATAACAAAAGATGAAAATAAATTTTTAAAAGCAATAAAATCAGAAAACTATAATGTCTTTAAAAAACTATTAGAAAAAGGTGTTTCCCCCAACTTAAAAGATGGAATTGGAATCCCAATTATGCAACTAGCATCACAGAAAGGTGATAAAAAGATGATTGAATTTTTGGTTGGTTACGGTGCAGATGTAAACATTCTTAACAGAGTTGGGCAAACACCTCTTACTTGGGCATCTCGTTTTAAACATTTAGAAGTTGTTAAATATTTATTAGAGTCAGGAGCAGATTCTAATAAAACTGACCATAAGTATCAACTTACATCATTGATTGGGGCAGCTATTGGCGGAGATGTTTCTATTGGTAAATTGCTTATTAATAGCAAAGCTCAAATAAATCATAAAGATGTTATAAACAATGCTTCTCCGTTGCATTGGGCTATTTTTTACGGCAATACAGATTTTGCCGAATTTCTAATTAATAATGGAGCTAATTATCATGAAAAAGCATTGGAAGAAAATATGTACTCTGCCTATGATATGGTTAAGAATTACAAAAATGAAAAGCTTATAAGGCTAATAGAGGAAAAAGATTTACAAAAAGAAAAAGCAAAGCTTTTAGGTTCATGGAAAGTAAAAGAAATTCATTATCAATATTCAGACACGACATACATAATGAAAACAAAAGATTATGGACGCTTTATCTTTTCTAAAAACAGCTATGCGTTAATGTACAACCCTAGAATGCAAAAACGTGTCCCTTTTAAAAATTTATCTAAACCAGATCAGGATGAAATAAACAATGCTTTTGGTAGCATTGTATTTAACACAGGAAGTTACTCCATTAATAACCATGTAATCGAAACTCAAGCAGATATAGCTAAAGTACCTGGTTTTGAGGGAGGGAAACAGTTCTATAAGTTGCATTTTAATTTAGAGGAAGAATTGGAGCTTATTATGTTTGATGAAACCTATCCAAATGGAAATAAGCCAGAATGGTTTGAGAAATTAAAAGTAAAATTCATATTAATAAAAGAGTAA
- a CDS encoding nuclear transport factor 2 family protein: MKHITLILIIIAFTSMGCLNKSNQSEQISKKDVDQMISNWKQAFINKDYQLLESILDKSFIYSGSNDGSLTNKEQMVENLKNDNSNMLPPEYYDIVIKYFDDIAIVRAKETLKFIGEKGDTAKIKLSFTDIYKKKDGKVLTLSTHSSPITD; encoded by the coding sequence ATGAAGCACATAACCTTAATTTTAATAATAATAGCATTTACTTCAATGGGATGCTTAAACAAGAGCAATCAAAGTGAACAAATTTCGAAAAAGGATGTCGATCAGATGATCTCCAATTGGAAGCAGGCATTTATAAATAAGGACTATCAGCTTCTTGAATCTATTCTTGATAAAAGTTTTATTTATTCAGGGAGTAATGATGGTTCACTAACTAATAAAGAACAGATGGTAGAAAATCTTAAGAATGATAACTCAAATATGTTACCACCAGAATACTACGATATTGTCATTAAGTATTTTGATGATATAGCCATCGTTAGAGCAAAAGAAACATTAAAGTTTATTGGTGAAAAAGGTGATACAGCAAAAATAAAACTCAGTTTTACAGATATTTATAAAAAGAAGGACGGAAAAGTTCTTACGCTCTCAACACATAGTTCTCCAATAACGGATTAA
- a CDS encoding nuclear transport factor 2 family protein, with protein sequence MKSILLISFVLFFCTNLFAQESEFTKIETTLDYYLDGGTNNDFETLKKAFHSTATMKFVGEEYKEVNAIDFFKKGIKPGPKQERKTRITSINITGNAATAQLEIEYQTFTFIDYMSLLKIDGQWKIVSKIFYKRMRNEGE encoded by the coding sequence ATGAAATCTATTTTATTAATAAGCTTTGTGCTATTTTTTTGTACAAACCTCTTCGCACAAGAATCAGAATTCACAAAAATTGAAACAACTTTAGATTATTATTTAGATGGAGGTACTAATAATGATTTTGAAACTTTAAAGAAAGCCTTTCATTCAACAGCTACAATGAAGTTTGTAGGGGAAGAATATAAAGAAGTGAATGCAATTGATTTTTTCAAAAAAGGCATTAAGCCAGGTCCAAAACAAGAAAGAAAAACAAGAATAACTTCTATAAATATAACAGGAAATGCTGCTACTGCTCAATTAGAAATTGAATACCAAACTTTTACATTTATTGACTATATGAGTTTATTGAAAATTGATGGTCAGTGGAAAATAGTGAGCAAGATCTTTTACAAAAGGATGAGAAATGAAGGTGAATAG
- a CDS encoding class I SAM-dependent methyltransferase, whose protein sequence is MKGIIADKYLLPIREQIIDLILPNADVLDFGCGNGDLLFKLSHKIKEGIGFDNSKALISYAMKKKALNGISNIDFKLIDLCKDSFPNRLVNYSIASLFLHVLSKNDAYFLLKQMINISEVTIVCGLSKPENLRQSFLLYMDQKFSGHYSKFKVYKENNYMEGLLESLSHICYESYSTFDPVIKIYKITKLNKIQLS, encoded by the coding sequence ATGAAAGGTATAATAGCTGATAAATACTTGCTTCCAATACGCGAACAGATTATAGATTTGATTCTACCAAATGCAGATGTTTTGGATTTTGGTTGTGGAAATGGTGATTTGCTTTTTAAACTATCGCATAAGATAAAAGAAGGAATAGGGTTTGATAATTCAAAGGCGTTGATTTCTTATGCAATGAAGAAAAAAGCATTAAATGGAATAAGTAATATTGATTTCAAACTAATAGATTTATGCAAAGATTCTTTTCCAAACAGATTGGTTAATTATTCAATAGCTAGTCTTTTTTTGCATGTCCTTTCTAAGAATGATGCTTATTTTCTACTAAAACAAATGATTAATATATCGGAGGTAACTATTGTATGCGGACTGAGTAAACCTGAAAATTTGAGACAGAGTTTTCTTTTATATATGGATCAGAAGTTTTCTGGTCATTATTCAAAATTTAAAGTATACAAAGAAAACAATTATATGGAAGGACTCTTAGAATCATTAAGTCATATATGCTATGAATCGTATTCAACTTTCGATCCCGTTATTAAAATTTATAAAATAACAAAACTTAATAAAATACAACTGTCATAA
- a CDS encoding DoxX family protein has translation MNNIFKSLERVVVGKNYLGVLFIRLAFGFHLLYYSCSDVINLSAGDNAEWLGSLGVPFPFFASWLYILAQFFGGVLLIIGFKTRLISIPLIVTFLVAFFLVHAADPYKDSFQAIQMLAISFFFLFNGSGKLSLDDYLKSKINGKEV, from the coding sequence ATGAATAATATATTTAAAAGCTTAGAAAGAGTAGTAGTAGGCAAAAATTATTTAGGAGTTTTATTTATTCGGCTTGCTTTTGGTTTTCACTTATTATACTATTCATGTAGTGATGTGATAAATTTATCTGCTGGAGATAATGCTGAGTGGCTAGGTTCATTAGGCGTTCCTTTTCCTTTTTTTGCATCTTGGCTATATATTCTAGCGCAATTTTTTGGTGGGGTTTTATTAATTATAGGTTTTAAGACAAGATTGATTTCTATTCCTTTAATTGTAACATTCTTAGTAGCATTCTTTTTGGTACATGCTGCTGACCCTTATAAAGATTCGTTTCAGGCTATACAAATGTTAGCTATTTCTTTTTTCTTTTTGTTCAACGGTTCTGGAAAATTATCATTGGATGATTACTTAAAAAGCAAAATAAATGGAAAAGAAGTATAA
- a CDS encoding DUF5694 domain-containing protein: MGCNQKEAQNKSAQLSSLASKEVMILGVYHFNNPGMDTYNMEVDDYSTKKRQAEIQEVVNLLAKNRPNKIFVEFLPSQQAKLDSLFTLYADNRLSLKDINGGQNEVYQLGFRLAKQLGIKEILAVDHHGVYLGSYVDFIADTLLIKSYQDYSVDYKQQIEKRQKSFTKNTVKENFIYLNDWQQILNNHNYYNNVAITVKDTSSVMFSYKEMEKEIDGLPYQMRSFDFNNIGVELVTEWYKRNLFIYRNILEKTEEGDRVLIIFGSGHVRYLKQFFDDNPEFNITDTNSFLNNEK, encoded by the coding sequence ATGGGATGCAATCAAAAAGAAGCTCAAAATAAATCAGCACAATTATCTTCTCTAGCTTCAAAAGAAGTAATGATTCTTGGTGTATATCATTTCAATAATCCAGGAATGGATACCTATAATATGGAAGTTGATGATTATTCTACAAAAAAAAGACAGGCTGAGATCCAAGAAGTTGTTAATCTGTTAGCAAAAAATAGGCCAAATAAAATATTTGTAGAATTCTTACCAAGCCAACAAGCCAAACTAGATAGTTTGTTTACTCTATATGCAGATAATCGTTTATCATTAAAAGATATTAATGGTGGGCAGAATGAGGTATATCAATTAGGATTTCGGTTAGCAAAACAATTGGGTATTAAAGAAATTTTAGCAGTAGACCATCATGGAGTATATTTAGGGTCATATGTGGATTTCATTGCAGACACGCTTTTAATAAAATCATATCAAGATTATAGTGTAGATTACAAACAACAAATAGAAAAACGACAAAAAAGCTTTACTAAAAATACGGTAAAAGAAAATTTCATTTATCTAAATGATTGGCAGCAAATTTTAAATAATCACAACTATTACAACAACGTAGCGATTACCGTAAAAGACACTTCAAGTGTTATGTTTAGTTATAAAGAAATGGAAAAGGAAATTGATGGACTACCTTATCAAATGCGTTCTTTTGATTTCAATAACATCGGTGTAGAACTTGTAACTGAATGGTATAAGCGGAATCTATTCATATACCGTAACATCCTTGAGAAAACGGAAGAAGGTGATAGAGTTTTAATAATTTTCGGTAGCGGACACGTAAGGTATTTAAAACAATTCTTTGACGACAATCCTGAGTTTAATATTACAGATACGAATAGCTTTTTGAACAATGAAAAATAG
- a CDS encoding type III pantothenate kinase produces the protein MNLIIDVGNTSVKLAVFQDSVIVHKETIDLDDIEIKIERLLKKYELLDKSIISSVGNLSQQQLTNITKQLKTIVLSSDTKIPFKNKYKTPSTLGVDRIALVSASVLKYPKKNVLIIDAGTCITYDFINKKNEYFGGAISPGISTRYNSLNNLTANLPLLKRKAPKKLIGNSSKESIHSGVINGILMEIDGIVKKYHRKYKDLTVILTGGDSDFLSKRLKSSIFANSNFLLEGLNFILEFNLNE, from the coding sequence ATGAATTTAATTATTGATGTAGGTAATACTAGTGTGAAACTTGCTGTTTTTCAAGATAGTGTAATAGTCCATAAAGAGACTATTGACTTAGATGATATTGAAATTAAAATAGAAAGACTCTTAAAAAAGTATGAGCTTTTAGATAAATCCATTATATCTTCAGTAGGTAATTTAAGTCAACAACAGCTTACAAACATTACCAAACAACTTAAAACGATTGTTTTAAGCTCGGATACCAAAATTCCATTTAAAAATAAATATAAAACACCAAGCACATTAGGCGTCGATAGAATAGCGTTAGTAAGCGCATCTGTGCTAAAATATCCTAAAAAAAATGTATTAATTATTGATGCTGGAACCTGTATTACCTACGATTTTATTAATAAAAAAAATGAATATTTTGGGGGAGCCATATCACCTGGTATTTCAACTCGTTACAATTCACTAAATAATTTAACAGCCAACTTACCGTTATTGAAAAGAAAAGCACCAAAAAAATTAATTGGTAATTCTTCAAAAGAATCTATTCATTCGGGGGTTATTAATGGAATTTTAATGGAAATTGATGGAATTGTTAAAAAATACCATAGAAAATATAAAGATTTAACAGTTATTTTAACAGGAGGAGACTCAGATTTCTTGTCAAAGCGATTAAAAAGTAGCATATTTGCGAACTCAAATTTTCTATTAGAAGGTTTGAATTTCATATTAGAATTTAACTTAAACGAATGA